The following coding sequences are from one Kallotenue papyrolyticum window:
- a CDS encoding DUF2298 domain-containing protein has translation MTRIWSSALARLRQPPNGLVSALLLALILVWGGALRAINLSAWDGSTGHHPDERFLHYTVVTLSLPAHWRDYFVSVCPDPLPFPRNPNDAPERWEPSALSGCSTLNPRNFNWSRNFVYGTLPTTLTRLTVDLLGRTEIHQIVVTGRALSLAGDLLALLATFGLGCLVYDRRVGLLAAALYAGAVMPIQQSHFFTVDNFAVGFGALALLFTTRLALGGGWLNALLSGIFTAAATASKINMAALAGMIFVAAAQQAWRSVRSGEASWPRALARAALLLIIAGSASALAFRIFQPDAFQGPRFWNIAPEARFLEMLAQARLTANGTIDLPSSHQWAARTPWLYPWRNMVLWGMGLPLGLAATLGWLAAGWHLRHTRRHLIPWLWSGAYFAWQGQQFTMTMRYFLPIYGPLIMFAAWALLALLGWSLRHRRARIYPDRLWRLRRWQRPALAATLLAGVALSTWSWAWAYTRIYTRPYTRVAAAQWIERAAPNGAVTTWELWDDPLPLPPAYEQMTTHPYAEEEPGKYLGRPGSDEPGLIAALARAEYVVLTSPRVYGSVDRVPQRYPITLRYYRALFDGTLGYQLVADIHSFPSLFGLPINDLGADEAFWVYDHPRVLIFRRTADFSAERARALLTGDVAWSEIYRGLRPAQVSAAPTALQLPARVWERLQAEHGGALLSVAPPLLGGLLWLVALEALGLATAGLLWRLRLPLADRGLSLARPLGLLLFGSLPGLLAALGIATGRPLLALWYGLLLGLGGAILWRERAALRGFVRERLLLLAWPQAIYLLLLVLGLLLPMANAPEAERHLARWAALTRTPLLPPYDPGFAGGLDPTPYAGRLSLAWLSRWLGLPATFSLNLALATALALLGLTLATALRTGLPRRTTAGTLTLGLLLVFGAGLPLGALRELGLWSALAHADLDALSLGWLTGLILALAAPLLRPRPSDARGWWRWLLPLTLTLAAIAGYGLPALLGAWSVVALALVRGPGPRRRWPIAGVALGGALLLGHSWSWHLAAPAAAMGLSISARELLIGLLAPLLLLAAAGAWSAPRLAGGTTALITGGLVGAWSALAVLLGWSGALLSVPALVTLVWLALQSWLLPHGAAQRRVGVLCWSGAVALAWISLASLPQWLPTAAGARSWMVAGGVLLAGTAGWSLPLLSAAGRALRHDNASLRELPRLAAGALLLLALGGALLALPASAATQPDPAISAAGRWLAQHTAGTPLIAAAPASAAHLTGLTGLPVLLDDAPAQARLRAMVAPAVESVIAGRQQALQTLYGGDTHQAQETLRRFHISLVVVGPAERELYGANTGSALDALARQGALERVYHHNGVTIYQATPPDGPPPFVTPPRLTAPSTKTLLLDRPVQELPPVNEYNWNALAQHHPWLGVLLWLLLLEGLGLLAWPLTRVLFARWPDQGWGLSKLIGLLLWGYLVWLPVSLGWWSFTRRALLIAALLLAAGALLALRRRTWAPLSRRALLIAEACFVLAFGLWSWVRAANPDLWHPFFGGEKPFEFGLLNALLRSPVLPPYDPFFSGGIVNYYYYGLFLMALPIKATGVPAAVGFNLAVATLFALMAAATLALGQAISGRQRYGWIALALMLGMGPPATAVAVNESRGLGVAFQALSTGWQGLGARLNWWFWGPSRVVPNTINEFPLWGFLFADLHPHLIALPITLLAIAIAFELLRAGPRRGLLALGALTLGALAIANSWDAPTYALLLGGALTGHAWRTGREGGRRGRWPIVRAALMGLGLLLAALLLYLPFLLHYRAMVRGLGLARTGETIQQYALLYGPFLYIAITLLGGLVWAVAYRARAPWRMLARAATLAVPLLIMAVLLSGGRPEASESAAAGWSLRLLLALLAGTGVVLLLIARLRAQDWFPLWLITTALLVALGIQFIFVRDHLAGSPAERMNTVFKFGEQIWVLLALGTATALPLIGRLLRPFWPAAPCWYAVLALLLAPGLCFPVFGIPSRLATRFDTSLPLTLDGLAFMRRARYDLDGHPIELRHDAEAIAWLNQHISGTPVLATSEAEFYRTYGMRVAANTGLPTVLGRLHQDEQRPAGPVLERERDIQQLFATPDAEFALGLLAKYDVDYVYVGPLERLLYGPQGLDKWQQLDGTVLQRVFQNEGVTIYRVDRAARRAYDRPMPPAPTDDLQPVAPEQIVAATGDAATAFGLAQELLAREQPEAAARVLQAAAAQHPNDVPLHHLLGDVLAQLGRAEEAIAAWQQAATVSPSAPNINKLGQGLTQLGRYAAAEQTLQRALALDPTFADPYFYLGELYRLRDGEGDRQRAHENYQRYLEQASADAPLREMAAQRLRELGP, from the coding sequence ATGACGCGCATCTGGTCCTCAGCCCTGGCGCGCCTGCGCCAACCGCCCAACGGCCTGGTCAGCGCCCTCCTGCTGGCGCTGATCCTGGTGTGGGGCGGCGCGCTGCGGGCCATCAATCTGAGCGCCTGGGATGGCAGTACCGGCCACCATCCGGATGAACGCTTCCTGCACTACACCGTCGTCACTCTGAGTCTGCCAGCGCACTGGCGCGACTATTTCGTCTCGGTCTGCCCCGACCCGCTGCCCTTTCCACGCAATCCCAACGACGCGCCCGAACGGTGGGAGCCGAGTGCGCTGAGCGGCTGTTCGACGCTTAACCCGCGCAACTTCAACTGGTCGCGCAACTTCGTCTATGGCACCCTGCCCACCACGCTGACGCGGCTGACGGTCGATCTGCTGGGTCGCACCGAGATTCATCAGATCGTGGTGACGGGTCGCGCGCTGAGTCTGGCCGGCGACCTGCTGGCGCTGCTGGCGACCTTCGGGCTGGGCTGTCTGGTATATGATCGACGGGTGGGCCTGCTGGCCGCCGCGCTGTATGCCGGCGCGGTGATGCCGATTCAGCAGTCGCACTTCTTCACCGTCGATAACTTCGCAGTGGGCTTTGGCGCGCTGGCGTTGCTGTTCACCACCCGTTTGGCGCTGGGCGGAGGCTGGCTCAACGCGCTGCTGAGCGGCATCTTCACCGCGGCGGCCACCGCCAGCAAGATCAACATGGCTGCGCTGGCCGGCATGATCTTTGTCGCGGCGGCACAGCAGGCCTGGCGCAGTGTTCGGAGCGGGGAGGCATCGTGGCCGCGTGCGCTGGCGCGGGCCGCTCTGCTGCTGATCATCGCCGGCAGCGCCAGCGCGCTGGCCTTTCGCATCTTCCAGCCGGATGCCTTCCAGGGGCCGCGGTTCTGGAATATCGCGCCCGAAGCGCGCTTTTTGGAGATGCTGGCGCAGGCGCGTCTGACCGCGAACGGCACGATCGATCTACCCTCCAGCCATCAGTGGGCGGCGCGCACGCCCTGGCTGTATCCCTGGCGCAACATGGTGCTGTGGGGCATGGGCCTGCCGCTGGGCCTGGCCGCCACGCTGGGCTGGCTCGCCGCCGGCTGGCACCTGCGCCATACGCGCCGCCACCTGATCCCCTGGCTGTGGAGCGGCGCGTACTTCGCCTGGCAGGGTCAGCAGTTCACCATGACCATGCGCTACTTTCTGCCGATCTACGGGCCGCTGATCATGTTCGCGGCCTGGGCTCTGCTGGCGCTGCTGGGCTGGAGCCTGCGCCATCGGCGCGCGCGCATCTATCCGGATCGCCTGTGGCGGCTGCGACGCTGGCAACGGCCCGCCCTGGCTGCAACGCTGCTGGCAGGCGTGGCGCTGAGCACCTGGAGCTGGGCCTGGGCCTATACGCGCATCTATACGCGACCGTACACGCGGGTCGCTGCCGCACAGTGGATCGAACGCGCCGCGCCCAACGGTGCCGTCACCACCTGGGAGCTGTGGGACGATCCCCTGCCGCTGCCGCCGGCCTACGAGCAGATGACCACCCATCCCTATGCCGAGGAAGAACCAGGCAAATATCTGGGACGGCCCGGCAGCGACGAGCCGGGGTTGATCGCCGCGCTGGCACGCGCCGAATACGTCGTCCTGACCTCGCCGCGCGTGTATGGCTCGGTGGATCGCGTTCCGCAGCGCTACCCCATCACGCTGCGCTACTATCGCGCCCTGTTTGACGGCACGCTCGGCTACCAGTTGGTGGCCGATATTCACTCCTTTCCCTCGCTGTTCGGCCTGCCGATCAACGATCTCGGCGCCGACGAAGCCTTCTGGGTCTATGACCATCCCCGCGTGCTGATCTTTCGCCGCACCGCCGACTTTTCCGCCGAACGCGCGCGGGCGTTGCTCACCGGGGATGTGGCCTGGAGCGAGATCTACCGCGGCCTGCGACCGGCGCAGGTCAGCGCCGCGCCGACCGCGCTGCAACTGCCGGCGAGGGTGTGGGAGCGGCTCCAGGCCGAGCATGGCGGCGCGTTGCTCAGCGTCGCGCCACCGCTGCTGGGTGGGCTGCTGTGGTTGGTGGCGCTGGAAGCGCTGGGCCTGGCGACGGCAGGCCTGCTGTGGCGGCTGCGGCTGCCGCTCGCCGATCGCGGCCTGAGTCTGGCTCGACCGCTCGGCCTGCTGCTGTTCGGCAGCCTGCCGGGGCTGCTCGCCGCGTTGGGGATCGCGACCGGTCGTCCGCTGCTGGCGCTGTGGTACGGCCTGTTGCTGGGCCTAGGCGGCGCGATCCTGTGGCGCGAACGCGCGGCGCTGCGCGGCTTTGTGCGCGAGCGGCTGCTACTGCTGGCCTGGCCGCAGGCGATCTATCTGCTGCTGTTGGTGCTGGGGCTGCTGCTGCCGATGGCCAACGCGCCGGAGGCCGAGCGTCACCTGGCGCGCTGGGCCGCCCTGACGCGCACGCCGCTGCTACCGCCCTACGATCCCGGCTTTGCGGGCGGGCTCGACCCCACGCCCTACGCCGGACGGCTGTCACTGGCCTGGCTCAGTCGCTGGCTGGGGCTGCCTGCAACGTTCAGCCTGAACCTGGCGCTGGCCACCGCACTGGCGTTGCTGGGCCTGACGCTGGCCACCGCGCTGCGCACTGGCCTGCCGCGACGCACCACAGCAGGCACCCTGACGCTCGGGCTGCTGCTGGTCTTTGGCGCGGGCCTGCCCCTGGGCGCGCTGCGCGAGCTGGGCCTGTGGAGTGCGCTGGCACATGCCGACCTGGATGCACTGAGCCTGGGCTGGCTGACCGGGCTGATATTGGCGCTGGCTGCGCCGCTGCTGCGGCCCCGGCCGTCGGACGCACGGGGGTGGTGGCGCTGGCTGCTGCCGCTGACGCTGACGTTGGCGGCGATCGCCGGCTATGGCCTACCGGCGCTGCTGGGCGCGTGGAGCGTGGTGGCGCTGGCGCTGGTGCGCGGGCCAGGCCCGCGCCGGCGCTGGCCGATCGCCGGCGTGGCGCTGGGCGGCGCGCTGCTGCTGGGCCATAGCTGGAGCTGGCATCTGGCGGCGCCGGCAGCCGCTATGGGCCTGTCCATCAGCGCGCGGGAGCTGCTGATCGGCCTGCTGGCGCCGCTGCTGCTGCTGGCGGCTGCCGGCGCCTGGAGCGCGCCCCGGCTGGCAGGCGGCACGACCGCGCTGATCACCGGCGGGCTGGTCGGCGCGTGGAGCGCGCTGGCCGTGCTGTTGGGCTGGTCCGGCGCGCTGCTGAGCGTGCCGGCGCTGGTAACGCTGGTCTGGCTGGCGCTGCAAAGCTGGCTGCTCCCACACGGAGCAGCACAACGCCGCGTGGGCGTGCTGTGCTGGAGCGGCGCTGTGGCGCTGGCCTGGATCAGTCTGGCGTCGCTGCCGCAGTGGCTGCCGACGGCTGCCGGCGCGCGGAGCTGGATGGTCGCCGGCGGCGTGCTGCTGGCCGGCACAGCGGGCTGGAGTCTGCCGCTGCTGAGCGCGGCGGGCCGCGCGCTGCGCCACGACAACGCTTCCCTGCGCGAGCTACCCCGCCTGGCTGCCGGCGCGTTGCTGCTGCTGGCGCTCGGCGGCGCGCTGCTGGCGCTGCCGGCCAGTGCCGCGACGCAACCCGATCCGGCTATCAGCGCAGCAGGACGCTGGCTGGCGCAGCATACGGCGGGCACGCCTCTGATCGCGGCGGCTCCGGCCAGCGCGGCGCACCTGACGGGCCTGACCGGCCTGCCGGTGCTGCTGGACGACGCTCCTGCACAGGCTCGTCTGCGCGCCATGGTCGCGCCCGCCGTCGAGAGCGTGATCGCCGGACGTCAGCAGGCGCTCCAGACGCTCTACGGCGGCGATACACACCAGGCACAGGAAACGCTGCGCCGCTTCCACATCAGCTTGGTCGTTGTCGGTCCGGCCGAGCGCGAGCTGTACGGCGCCAACACCGGCAGCGCGCTGGATGCGCTGGCCCGCCAGGGCGCGCTCGAACGCGTCTATCACCACAACGGCGTGACGATCTACCAGGCCACGCCGCCCGACGGCCCACCGCCGTTTGTGACGCCGCCGCGCCTGACAGCACCTTCGACCAAAACGCTGCTGCTAGATCGGCCGGTCCAGGAGCTGCCGCCGGTCAATGAATACAACTGGAACGCGCTGGCGCAACACCATCCCTGGCTGGGTGTGCTGCTCTGGCTGCTGCTGCTGGAAGGTCTGGGCCTGCTGGCCTGGCCGCTGACGCGCGTGCTCTTCGCGCGCTGGCCCGATCAGGGCTGGGGCCTCAGCAAGCTGATCGGCCTGCTGCTGTGGGGCTACCTGGTCTGGCTGCCGGTCAGTCTGGGCTGGTGGTCCTTCACGCGCCGGGCGCTGCTGATCGCTGCGCTGCTGCTGGCCGCTGGTGCGCTGCTGGCGCTGCGGCGGCGGACGTGGGCGCCCCTGTCCCGCCGCGCGCTGCTGATCGCGGAAGCCTGCTTTGTGCTGGCCTTTGGTCTGTGGAGCTGGGTCCGCGCCGCCAATCCCGATCTATGGCATCCCTTCTTCGGCGGCGAAAAGCCGTTTGAGTTCGGGCTGCTCAACGCGCTGCTGCGCTCGCCGGTGCTGCCGCCCTATGATCCCTTTTTCAGCGGCGGAATCGTCAACTACTACTACTACGGCCTGTTTCTAATGGCCCTGCCGATCAAGGCGACCGGCGTGCCGGCGGCGGTCGGCTTCAACCTGGCCGTGGCAACGCTCTTTGCGCTGATGGCCGCGGCAACGCTGGCGCTGGGCCAGGCGATCAGCGGACGCCAGCGCTATGGCTGGATCGCGCTGGCGCTGATGCTGGGCATGGGCCCGCCGGCGACCGCGGTTGCGGTCAACGAGTCGCGTGGGCTGGGCGTGGCCTTCCAAGCGCTCTCCACGGGCTGGCAGGGCCTGGGAGCGCGCCTGAACTGGTGGTTTTGGGGACCCAGCCGCGTCGTGCCCAACACCATCAACGAGTTCCCGCTGTGGGGCTTCCTGTTCGCCGACCTTCACCCGCACCTGATCGCCCTGCCGATCACTCTGCTGGCGATCGCGATCGCCTTTGAGCTACTACGCGCCGGGCCGCGCCGTGGGCTGCTGGCACTGGGCGCGCTGACGCTCGGCGCACTGGCGATTGCCAACTCCTGGGACGCGCCCACCTATGCTCTACTGCTCGGCGGCGCGCTGACAGGTCACGCCTGGCGCACCGGCCGGGAAGGCGGACGGCGCGGGCGATGGCCGATAGTCAGGGCCGCGCTAATGGGACTGGGCCTGCTGCTGGCGGCGCTGCTGCTGTATCTGCCCTTTCTGCTGCACTACCGCGCCATGGTGCGCGGGCTGGGACTGGCGCGCACGGGCGAGACGATTCAGCAGTACGCGCTGCTCTACGGCCCGTTTCTGTACATCGCAATCACGCTGCTGGGCGGGTTGGTCTGGGCGGTTGCCTACCGGGCGCGCGCGCCCTGGCGGATGCTGGCGCGCGCGGCGACGCTGGCCGTGCCGTTACTGATCATGGCGGTGCTGCTGAGCGGCGGCCGGCCGGAAGCGTCGGAGAGCGCAGCGGCCGGCTGGTCGCTGCGGTTGCTGCTGGCACTGCTGGCCGGCACCGGAGTGGTGCTGCTGCTGATCGCACGGCTGCGCGCTCAAGATTGGTTTCCGCTCTGGCTGATCACCACGGCGCTGCTGGTGGCGCTGGGCATTCAGTTCATCTTTGTACGCGACCACCTGGCCGGCAGTCCCGCCGAGCGCATGAATACCGTCTTCAAATTCGGCGAGCAGATCTGGGTGTTGCTGGCGCTGGGCACGGCCACCGCCCTGCCGTTGATCGGACGTCTGCTGCGTCCATTTTGGCCGGCAGCGCCGTGCTGGTACGCTGTCCTAGCACTGCTGCTGGCGCCGGGGCTGTGCTTCCCGGTCTTCGGCATCCCCAGCCGCCTAGCGACGCGTTTCGACACCAGCCTGCCGCTGACGCTGGACGGACTGGCGTTCATGCGTCGCGCGCGCTACGATCTGGACGGCCATCCCATCGAGCTGCGCCACGACGCCGAGGCGATCGCCTGGCTCAACCAACACATCAGCGGCACACCCGTGCTGGCGACCTCGGAAGCCGAGTTCTACCGTACCTATGGCATGCGCGTCGCCGCCAACACCGGCCTGCCCACGGTGTTGGGCCGCTTGCACCAAGACGAGCAGCGTCCGGCAGGACCGGTGCTGGAGCGCGAGCGCGACATTCAGCAGCTCTTCGCCACGCCCGACGCCGAGTTCGCGCTGGGCCTGCTGGCCAAGTACGACGTTGATTATGTCTATGTTGGACCGCTCGAACGCTTGCTGTACGGACCGCAGGGCCTGGACAAGTGGCAACAGCTCGACGGCACCGTGCTCCAGCGCGTCTTCCAGAACGAGGGCGTGACGATCTATCGTGTCGATCGCGCGGCGCGGCGCGCCTACGATCGGCCCATGCCGCCCGCGCCGACCGACGATCTGCAACCGGTAGCGCCGGAGCAGATCGTGGCCGCCACCGGCGATGCCGCCACTGCCTTTGGCCTGGCGCAGGAGCTGCTCGCGCGCGAGCAACCGGAGGCAGCGGCGCGCGTGTTACAGGCTGCCGCAGCGCAACACCCGAACGATGTGCCGTTGCACCATCTGCTGGGCGATGTACTGGCCCAGCTCGGTCGTGCCGAGGAGGCCATCGCCGCCTGGCAGCAGGCCGCCACCGTCAGCCCAAGCGCGCCCAACATCAACAAGCTCGGTCAGGGGTTGACACAGCTCGGACGCTACGCTGCCGCCGAGCAGACCCTGCAGCGCGCGCTGGCGCTCGATCCCACCTTCGCCGATCCGTACTTCTACCTGGGCGAGCTGTACCGTCTGCGCGACGGCGAGGGCGATCGCCAGCGCGCGCATGAGAACTATCAGCGTTACCTGGAGCAGGCATCTGCCGATGCTCCGCTGCGTGAGATGGCGGCGCAGCGGCTGCGTGAGCTGGGGCCGTAG
- a CDS encoding LLM class flavin-dependent oxidoreductase: MERAQLPPLFGINVDPALHNLEDARARAAIADQHALDMLTLQDHPYNPRHLDTWTLLTTLGARTERVHLGTNVLCTPLRPPALLAKQAATLDLLTGGRVELGLGAGGVSEGIRAWGSALSTPRERFEAFQEYLAIVQGMWHHSNGVFSYHGRYYQVRGAHPGPPPAHPIRIWTGALGPQMLRLTGQRADGLLISSMYVPVERLAEVNRLLDAGAAEAGRPPHAIRRGYNLMGAIVLGRPGEARLTPRPGQIVGPPEVWIDTIQRLFNEHRQDTFIFWPVAGDEPAQVEVFAREVVPAVREALSQH, encoded by the coding sequence ATGGAGCGCGCACAGCTACCCCCGTTATTCGGCATTAATGTCGATCCTGCGCTCCACAACCTGGAGGACGCGCGGGCGCGCGCCGCCATAGCCGATCAACACGCGCTCGACATGCTGACGCTCCAGGATCATCCCTACAACCCGCGGCACCTGGATACGTGGACCCTGCTGACGACGCTGGGCGCGCGCACCGAGCGCGTCCACCTGGGCACCAATGTGCTGTGCACGCCGCTGCGTCCACCGGCACTGCTGGCCAAACAGGCCGCCACGCTCGATCTGTTGACCGGCGGACGCGTAGAGCTGGGCCTGGGCGCCGGCGGTGTTAGCGAGGGCATCCGTGCCTGGGGCAGTGCGCTCAGCACGCCACGTGAACGTTTTGAAGCCTTTCAGGAATATCTGGCAATCGTCCAGGGCATGTGGCACCACAGCAACGGCGTCTTCAGCTACCACGGACGGTACTATCAGGTGCGCGGTGCCCATCCCGGCCCGCCACCGGCCCATCCGATCCGTATCTGGACCGGCGCGTTGGGACCACAGATGCTGCGGCTTACCGGCCAACGCGCCGATGGTCTGCTGATCTCGTCGATGTATGTCCCGGTCGAGCGTCTGGCCGAGGTCAACCGCCTGCTGGATGCTGGCGCTGCCGAGGCCGGCCGTCCGCCCCATGCCATCCGACGCGGCTACAACCTTATGGGCGCGATCGTGTTGGGCCGTCCCGGCGAGGCGCGGCTCACGCCACGACCTGGACAGATCGTCGGGCCGCCCGAGGTCTGGATCGACACCATCCAGCGCCTGTTCAACGAACATCGTCAGGACACCTTCATCTTCTGGCCGGTAGCCGGCGATGAGCCGGCACAGGTCGAGGTCTTTGCCCGCGAAGTGGTTCCGGCTGTACGCGAGGCGCTCTCGCAACACTGA
- a CDS encoding MDR family MFS transporter, producing the protein MSTSTTTLDQHHHEPQHSRGRIVLITLGVMLSLFMASMEATVVATAMPTIVTQLGGLEIYSWAFSAYLLASTTTVPIYGKLSDLYGRRPVYTVAMSLFLIGSLLCGRASSMIQLVIFRAVQGLGAGGLLPLAFIIIGDIFSLEQRARMQGVFSGVWGISSIVGPLLGGFLVDQISWHWVFYINLIPGLLAGALVWFAWLDRPRPSKQVAVDYLGATLLSAGVVCLLLGLFELGSATSWLLIGLALTLLVALVPIERRAADPILPLPLFRDRLFAVACAHGLLAGWAMFGSASFVPLFVQAVLGTSATQAGVTLTPQMLGWVSASIIGSRLLLRLGYRTLALTGMTLLTLSMFLMSQIGVTTPQWLLMIYMAMSGIGMGLSIPAFLIAVQSTVRREQLGTATSTVQFSRSMGGTLGVSIMGALLSLQLATRLAAQGLDPRSVSVDQLLEPLPGAGLDLAANGAMRLALAGAIGTIFLVAFLAAAAGLIATTFAPRGRIDQLAEARRATTPSTPPAAAPSERPGVSRAS; encoded by the coding sequence ATGAGCACGTCCACCACCACTCTGGACCAGCACCACCACGAACCGCAGCACTCGCGGGGACGCATCGTGTTGATCACGCTGGGCGTGATGCTCAGCCTGTTCATGGCCTCGATGGAAGCGACCGTCGTCGCCACGGCCATGCCGACGATCGTCACGCAGCTCGGCGGGCTCGAGATCTATAGCTGGGCCTTTTCGGCCTACCTGCTGGCCTCGACGACGACGGTGCCGATCTACGGCAAGCTCTCCGACCTCTACGGACGCCGACCGGTGTATACCGTCGCCATGAGCCTGTTTCTGATCGGTTCGTTGCTGTGCGGACGCGCCAGTTCAATGATCCAGCTCGTCATCTTTCGCGCCGTGCAGGGCCTGGGCGCCGGTGGGCTGCTGCCACTGGCCTTCATCATCATCGGCGATATCTTCTCGCTGGAGCAGCGCGCGCGTATGCAGGGCGTCTTCTCCGGGGTCTGGGGCATCTCGTCGATCGTCGGCCCGCTGCTGGGTGGCTTCCTGGTCGATCAGATTTCGTGGCACTGGGTCTTTTACATCAATCTGATCCCCGGCCTGTTGGCCGGCGCGCTGGTGTGGTTCGCCTGGCTGGATCGTCCGCGGCCAAGCAAGCAGGTTGCCGTCGATTATCTTGGCGCCACGCTGCTCAGCGCCGGCGTAGTGTGTTTGCTGCTGGGCCTCTTCGAACTGGGCAGCGCCACGAGCTGGCTGCTCATCGGCCTGGCGCTGACGTTGTTGGTCGCGCTGGTGCCGATCGAGCGCCGCGCCGCCGATCCGATCCTGCCCCTGCCGCTGTTCCGCGATCGGCTGTTCGCGGTAGCCTGCGCCCATGGCCTGCTGGCCGGCTGGGCCATGTTCGGCAGTGCCTCGTTCGTGCCGTTGTTTGTGCAGGCGGTGCTGGGCACCAGCGCCACGCAGGCCGGCGTCACGCTCACGCCGCAGATGCTGGGTTGGGTCTCGGCCAGCATCATCGGTAGCCGCCTGCTGTTACGCCTCGGCTACCGCACGCTGGCGCTGACGGGCATGACGCTGCTCACGCTTAGCATGTTTCTGATGTCGCAGATCGGCGTCACCACCCCGCAATGGCTGCTGATGATCTACATGGCCATGAGCGGCATCGGCATGGGGCTGTCGATCCCGGCCTTTCTGATCGCCGTGCAGAGCACCGTGCGCCGCGAGCAGCTCGGCACCGCCACCTCGACGGTGCAGTTCAGCCGCAGCATGGGCGGCACACTGGGTGTCAGCATCATGGGCGCGCTCCTCAGCCTGCAGCTCGCGACGCGCCTGGCGGCACAGGGCCTCGATCCGCGCAGCGTGTCGGTCGATCAACTGCTGGAGCCGCTGCCGGGCGCGGGGCTTGATCTGGCGGCCAACGGCGCCATGCGGCTGGCACTGGCCGGCGCGATCGGCACCATCTTCCTGGTTGCCTTTCTGGCCGCCGCCGCCGGCTTGATCGCCACCACCTTCGCGCCGCGCGGACGCATCGATCAACTTGCCGAAGCACGCCGCGCCACCACTCCATCCACCCCGCCGGCTGCCGCGCCGAGCGAACGGCCCGGCGTCTCGCGCGCGTCGTAA
- a CDS encoding aminoacyl-tRNA deacylase — MNTPAHDYLDQLGIAYRRMRFPPDTPKGAANVARALGFRERQMVKTLIFETDRGERLLVMVGGDQNVVSGLLKKAVGSRNIRLATPETVRATTGYQIGSVPPFSWQPPGFRSFIDRQLLDEPELGVGTGQWGEEIIIRPADLVRAAQARVVNLTTPPVGGEEGA, encoded by the coding sequence ATGAACACACCGGCGCACGACTACCTTGATCAGCTTGGCATTGCCTACCGGCGCATGCGCTTCCCGCCGGACACGCCCAAGGGCGCAGCCAACGTCGCGCGCGCACTGGGCTTCCGCGAACGCCAGATGGTCAAAACGCTGATCTTCGAAACCGATCGCGGCGAACGGCTGCTGGTGATGGTCGGTGGCGACCAAAATGTCGTTTCCGGGCTGCTCAAAAAGGCGGTCGGCTCGCGCAACATCCGCCTGGCCACGCCAGAAACCGTCCGTGCAACGACCGGCTATCAGATCGGTTCGGTACCACCCTTCAGCTGGCAGCCCCCCGGCTTCCGCTCGTTCATCGATCGGCAGTTGCTGGATGAGCCCGAGCTAGGCGTTGGCACGGGGCAGTGGGGTGAGGAGATCATTATTCGGCCCGCCGACCTGGTGCGCGCCGCTCAGGCGCGCGTCGTCAATCTGACCACACCGCCGGTAGGCGGGGAGGAAGGCGCGTGA
- a CDS encoding TetR/AcrR family transcriptional regulator, whose amino-acid sequence MPRRSDSDYEQRRQQIIAGALEVFAHKGFEKATNRDIAIAAGINSPGLIYHYFRDKADLFRQVIEQHAPALQLLSHSDELMDQPPREVLTRFGIAFTEMLKHRQTIAVFKVMLSEAMRHPAVAQMLNTVGPGRSLTFLGRYLQHQMELGVLRRMDPGAAARCFVGPLLAYVLTREVFPQPDSATLAPATMVATAVEIFLAGMQPAP is encoded by the coding sequence ATGCCACGCCGGAGCGACAGCGACTATGAGCAGCGGCGCCAGCAGATCATCGCTGGTGCGTTGGAGGTGTTTGCCCACAAAGGTTTTGAGAAAGCGACCAATCGAGATATTGCCATCGCCGCGGGGATCAACTCTCCTGGTCTGATCTACCACTACTTCCGTGACAAAGCCGATCTCTTTCGACAGGTAATTGAACAGCACGCGCCGGCGTTGCAACTTCTGAGTCACAGCGACGAGCTGATGGATCAGCCGCCACGCGAAGTGCTGACGCGCTTCGGCATAGCCTTCACGGAGATGCTGAAGCATCGCCAGACCATTGCAGTCTTCAAGGTCATGCTCAGCGAGGCGATGCGCCATCCGGCAGTGGCGCAGATGCTCAACACCGTCGGCCCGGGACGCAGTTTGACCTTTCTAGGGCGCTATCTCCAGCATCAAATGGAACTGGGCGTGCTGCGGCGGATGGATCCCGGCGCGGCAGCGCGCTGCTTCGTAGGCCCGCTGCTGGCCTACGTGCTGACCCGCGAGGTCTTTCCGCAGCCCGACTCGGCGACCCTCGCGCCCGCAACGATGGTAGCGACAGCGGTGGAGATTTTTCTCGCAGGTATGCAGCCCGCGCCCTGA